DNA sequence from the Chloroflexota bacterium genome:
CCCTTTGACGGACCTGCAGCACGCGTCCGACGACGATGCCCGACGGGAAGACCCCGCCGATTCCCGACGTGATGGCGAGGTCGCCGGTGCGCAGCACGTCAGACCGCGGGACGTACTGCATGATGAGGTGCCCGTCTCCGGTCCCGCGAACGACCCCGGTCGCGCGGGAGTCCGGATTCTGGATCCTGGCGCTGACGGCGCTGTTGACGTCGGTGATGAGGAGCACCTTCGATGCCGTTGGCTCGACTTCGACGACGCGCCCGACGAGTCCCCGCCACGTGATGACCGGCGCGTCGACGGTCACGCCGTCGTCGGACCCGCGATCGACCGTCACGCCCTGGACGATGGCGAGCGGGTCCTGCGCGATCACATTGACCGACAGCAAGCTGCCCAACGGCGCGCGCCCGCGAAGGTCCAGGAGACGACGGAGATCGCGGTTCTCGAGCTCCAACTCCTGCATTTGCACGACCTCAGCCTGGAGGCGATTGATCTCTTCCTGATACCCGCGATTTTGGGCCGCCAGCGTGCCCGCCTGGCGGACCGTATCGGCGAAGTAGGCGACGCTGTCCACCGCGCGGGAGATTGCGTACTCCACCGGCGCGATAAATCGGATCCCGACGGCCTGCGCCTGATATGCCGTCCCCGGCATGGTTATGATGAACACCGCGACGGCGATGGTGACAAACGCCATCCAGCGTGACGCCGTCCGACGGGTTCGCATCGCCGAGAACAACTTACGGCTCCTCGTCCACCCAGAAAACGGTCGTCATCGTATCCGTCACCGCCCCGCGCGGCGGCCGTTGTGGAGGTCCAGCGTCACACGCCGCAGGATCTCCACGTCGTTGAGCACCTTCCCCGCCCCGCGCACGACACAGCCCATCGGATCTTCGGCGACCTGGACCCGCATGTGCGTCCGGTCGTGCAGGAGGGTGTCAATATGAGGAAGAAGGCTTCCTCCGCCCGAGACCATGATCCCGCGCGCCATCAGGTCAGCAACCAACTCTGGTGGCGTATCGTCAATAGTATCGGTGACCGCTTCGACAATCGAGTTGAGCGATCCGTTCATCGCGTCGGCGATCTCCGCCGACGTCACCGACACTTCCTCCGGTAGCCCGGATTTCACGTTCCGCCCGCGAACGACGACGCTGCCGTTGTCCTCGAGGGGAATCGCCGATCCCACTGCAACCTTCACCTCCTCGGCCATGCGCTCACCGATGGCGAGGTTGTGTCGCTGGCGAATGTAGGAGACGATGTCCTGGTCGAGTTCGTCACCGGCGATGCGAATCGAGCGGCTGGCGACCACGCCGCCGAGCGAGATTACGGCCACTTCGGTCGTCCCGCCCCCGATGTCAACGATCATGCAGCCGTGCGGCTCGGTGATGGGTAGGCCCGAGCCGATGGCGGCCGCCATCGGCTCTTCGATGAGCCACGCTTCCCGCGCCCCGGCCGTCATCGCCGCCTCGTACACGGCGCGCCGCTCGACCTCGGTGACCCCGGAAGGGATTCCGATAACGATTCGCGGCCGCGGAACCATCGTCATTTGCTCGTGGACGCGCTCGATGAAGTAGCGGAGCATGCGCTCGGTCACGTCGAAATCCGAGATCACGCCGTCCTTCAGCGGTCGAATCGCCACGATGTTGGCTGGCGTCCGCCCCACCATTCGCTTGGCTTCGGCGCCAATGGCGAGCACGCGCTTCGTCTTGCGGTTCACCGCCACCACCGAGGGCTCATTGATGACGATGCCCTTGCCGCGAACGAGGACGAGGGTGTTCGCGGTCCCGAGGTCGATACCGATGTCGCGAGAAAGCAACCCAAAGAGCGAGTTCAGCAACGAGCGGGCTCCATCAGGAAAATCCGAGCTGTCGTTCGCGCAAGCTCACCCAGCCAGTCGACGCCGCGCCTGGGCGACCGATGATGATATGGTCGAGCACATTGATGTCCAGAAGCTCCCCCGCCTCCACGACTTTTCGCGTGATGGCAACGTCTTCAGGAGAAGGCGCAGGGTCGCCGCTGGGGTGGTTGTGGGCTAACACGATCCCCGCGGCTTGCTGGCGGATGGCTTCCTTGAACACCTCGCCCACGCGGACTACCGAGGTATTTAAGCTTCCGAGGGATACCTGCACAACTCCTTGGACGCGGTTTTTCGTGTTGAGCAGGATCACGCGCACGCTCTCTTGTTCCAGCAAGCTCATTTCGCCCCGCAGCAACGCGTACGCATCCTGGGGACCGTTGAGCTGGGGACGTTCCTCTGGCGCCAGGGTGAGCAGCCGCTTTCCAAGCTCGAACGCTGCTTTGAGATCGATGGCCTTCACTGGACCGATGCCCCGGGCTTGTGACAGCTCGGCGAGGCTTGCCCGGTTGAGCCCGCCGAGCCCATCGTGGCTCCTCAGAAGAGCCCGGGCAACTTCCAGAACATTGGCCGACTGCGTTCCGGTGCGCAGCACGATGGCGATGAGCTCCTCGTCGGAGAGCGCCTGGGCGCCCAGCGCCTGGAGGCGCTCCCGCGGGCGGCTGCCAGTCGGCAAGTCTCTGATACCGACGTGGTAGGCGAGCGCGGTGTCACGGGCGATCTGTCCCCCCCGGCCAGGCAGTCTCGCGCGGGACGCCGCAGTATACCATGGGCGTGCGTGACAGAACGTCAGTAATAGCAGGATATGGGTGCTCACGTGGTACGAGATACGGTCCCCAAGCGGGTCGTATTCATGGGAACGGCGGAGTTCGCCGTTCCCAGCTTGAACGCGCTCGTCGGCGCCGGATACGAGGTGGCGCTCGTCGTGACGCAGGCCGCGCGCCCTTCTGGGCGCGGTCGCCGCGTGACACAACCCCCCGTCGCGCGCGCGGCCGCTGCCCTGGAACTTCCCCTTTTCCAGCCCGATCGCATCCGGAGACCGGACGCGGTCGAGGCGGTCCGGAACGCTGCCCCCAACATCATCGTCGTGGCCGCGTACGGGCAGATCCTGCCCAGGTCGATTCTCGCCATTCCAGAACGGGGGTGCATCAACGTCCACGCGTCGTTGCTGCCGCGGCATCGAGGCGCGTCTCCGATCTCTGCGGCAATCCTGGCAGGCGATCCTGAGACTGGTGTGACGATCATGCTGATGGACGAAGGGATGGACACCGGACCCATCTTGGCCCAAACGGCGGTCCCGATCGACGACCGCGATGATCAGGCGTCACTGACACGCAAGCTCGCGGACGTGGGGGCGGAGCTGCTGATCGAATGGCTCCCTCGCTGGAGCGCGGGCCAGATCACGCCCCAGGCACAAGACCCATCTCGCGCCACCCTAACCCGGCCGATCGAACGGTCGGACGGACGGCTCGACTGGAGCCAACCTGCGGTCGATCTGTGGCGGCGCATC
Encoded proteins:
- the radC gene encoding DNA repair protein RadC; amino-acid sequence: MRDLPTGSRPRERLQALGAQALSDEELIAIVLRTGTQSANVLEVARALLRSHDGLGGLNRASLAELSQARGIGPVKAIDLKAAFELGKRLLTLAPEERPQLNGPQDAYALLRGEMSLLEQESVRVILLNTKNRVQGVVQVSLGSLNTSVVRVGEVFKEAIRQQAAGIVLAHNHPSGDPAPSPEDVAITRKVVEAGELLDINVLDHIIIGRPGAASTGWVSLRERQLGFS
- a CDS encoding rod shape-determining protein, encoding MLNSLFGLLSRDIGIDLGTANTLVLVRGKGIVINEPSVVAVNRKTKRVLAIGAEAKRMVGRTPANIVAIRPLKDGVISDFDVTERMLRYFIERVHEQMTMVPRPRIVIGIPSGVTEVERRAVYEAAMTAGAREAWLIEEPMAAAIGSGLPITEPHGCMIVDIGGGTTEVAVISLGGVVASRSIRIAGDELDQDIVSYIRQRHNLAIGERMAEEVKVAVGSAIPLEDNGSVVVRGRNVKSGLPEEVSVTSAEIADAMNGSLNSIVEAVTDTIDDTPPELVADLMARGIMVSGGGSLLPHIDTLLHDRTHMRVQVAEDPMGCVVRGAGKVLNDVEILRRVTLDLHNGRRAGR
- the mreC gene encoding rod shape-determining protein MreC — protein: MAFVTIAVAVFIITMPGTAYQAQAVGIRFIAPVEYAISRAVDSVAYFADTVRQAGTLAAQNRGYQEEINRLQAEVVQMQELELENRDLRRLLDLRGRAPLGSLLSVNVIAQDPLAIVQGVTVDRGSDDGVTVDAPVITWRGLVGRVVEVEPTASKVLLITDVNSAVSARIQNPDSRATGVVRGTGDGHLIMQYVPRSDVLRTGDLAITSGIGGVFPSGIVVGRVLQVRQRDVDVFQEALVEPAVDVRSLERLYIVLRRNTGVSASLPLGPAHDPAAAEPGR
- the fmt gene encoding methionyl-tRNA formyltransferase, with the protein product MVRDTVPKRVVFMGTAEFAVPSLNALVGAGYEVALVVTQAARPSGRGRRVTQPPVARAAAALELPLFQPDRIRRPDAVEAVRNAAPNIIVVAAYGQILPRSILAIPERGCINVHASLLPRHRGASPISAAILAGDPETGVTIMLMDEGMDTGPILAQTAVPIDDRDDQASLTRKLADVGAELLIEWLPRWSAGQITPQAQDPSRATLTRPIERSDGRLDWSQPAVDLWRRIRAYAQWPQGHTWWDGKLMRIASADYDPDPYVDPGLVVPWGPARRIPTMAAIGTGRGVLLPKTIVLEGRRPMGIDVFIQGHPTFIGSRLRTDSSE